One part of the Microbacterium aurugineum genome encodes these proteins:
- a CDS encoding isochorismatase family protein, which translates to MASSDTVLLVIDAQESFRARADDWAETANPAVLDNIALLVADARGRGERVVWITHSEPGSGGVFDPAQGFVRVIDELGPLDSEDAVTKTTINSFLSTDLDERLRSAGVRRVVICGIRTEQCCETTARAAADLGYEVDFVTDATTTSAIPASGPLAAVSGEDIMRRTESILAARGFATIIRTSDRTGIAAAR; encoded by the coding sequence ATGGCCTCTTCCGACACCGTCCTGCTCGTCATCGACGCGCAGGAGTCCTTCCGTGCTCGCGCCGACGACTGGGCGGAGACCGCCAACCCCGCCGTGCTCGACAACATCGCCCTCCTGGTCGCCGACGCCCGCGGGCGTGGTGAGCGGGTGGTGTGGATCACTCATTCCGAGCCCGGCTCCGGCGGCGTGTTCGACCCCGCGCAGGGGTTCGTGCGGGTGATCGACGAGCTCGGTCCCCTCGACTCGGAGGATGCGGTCACCAAGACCACGATCAACTCCTTCCTCTCGACGGATCTCGACGAGCGGTTGCGGAGCGCCGGCGTGCGACGGGTCGTCATCTGCGGCATCCGGACGGAGCAATGCTGCGAGACGACCGCTCGTGCGGCCGCTGATCTCGGCTACGAGGTGGACTTCGTGACGGACGCGACGACCACCTCCGCGATCCCGGCCTCGGGGCCGTTGGCCGCGGTCTCGGGCGAGGACATCATGCGCCGCACCGAGAGCATCCTCGCCGCTCGCGGATTCGCGACGATCATCCGCACGAGCGATCGCACGGGGATTGCGGCCGCTCGCTGA
- a CDS encoding Rossmann-fold NAD(P)-binding domain-containing protein, translating to MTPVPRRTLLVGYGKLGARLAARLLADDGEVFALRRSTGSLPAGVIGLSADPSHPLDSPLPVVDAMVITLPPSGVSSGYRTALTNLRDALPVLPARTVFVSSTGVFEGAAADHPLTEQDVPAPTSARSQELYDGEQAAVALFSAVIVRPAGIYGPGREFLLRKVREGAAVDHARRTNRIHEVDLVRTLDLLVRMEDPPPLLHAVDERPAPLAEVVAFIAGKLGVDVPPDVASGGPSGVVYDGTLLRSVLGHLEYPTFEAGYAEMLAEDSTPRP from the coding sequence ATGACTCCGGTACCTCGTCGCACGCTCCTCGTCGGATACGGGAAGCTCGGCGCGCGACTCGCCGCACGTCTCCTCGCCGACGACGGCGAGGTCTTCGCCCTGCGGCGGAGCACCGGTTCCCTGCCGGCGGGCGTGATCGGACTCTCCGCCGATCCGTCTCATCCGCTCGATTCGCCCCTTCCGGTCGTTGACGCGATGGTGATCACGCTGCCGCCCAGCGGCGTGAGCTCGGGGTACCGCACCGCGTTGACGAATCTGAGGGACGCACTGCCCGTGCTGCCGGCGCGCACCGTGTTCGTGTCGTCGACGGGAGTGTTCGAGGGAGCTGCGGCAGATCATCCGTTGACCGAACAGGATGTCCCCGCACCGACGAGTGCGCGATCACAGGAGCTGTACGACGGGGAGCAGGCGGCCGTCGCGCTGTTCTCCGCCGTGATCGTGCGCCCCGCGGGGATCTACGGGCCGGGTCGGGAGTTCCTCCTGCGGAAGGTGCGCGAGGGCGCTGCCGTCGACCACGCCCGGCGTACGAATCGGATCCATGAGGTCGATCTGGTGCGGACGCTCGACCTGCTGGTGCGGATGGAGGATCCGCCGCCGCTCTTGCACGCGGTGGACGAGCGGCCCGCACCTCTCGCCGAGGTCGTCGCGTTCATCGCCGGGAAGCTGGGCGTGGACGTGCCGCCGGATGTGGCGTCCGGCGGTCCGAGCGGGGTCGTCTATGACGGGACGCTGCTGCGATCCGTGCTGGGCCACCTCGAGTACCCGACCTTCGAAGCGGGATACGCCGAGATGCTCGCCGAGGACTCGACGCCGCGCCCGTAG
- a CDS encoding DUF2470 domain-containing protein, producing MPHFFDADVIAAVLRHMNGDHTDDNLLIARAFAEDSADVTASVMTGFDGDGGVWEITVDGEPSELRVPWPGGPITDRPAVRREVVALYDEACARLGVEPRPHA from the coding sequence GTGCCCCACTTCTTCGATGCCGACGTGATCGCCGCTGTCCTGCGCCACATGAACGGTGACCACACCGATGACAACCTCTTGATCGCCCGCGCCTTCGCTGAGGACTCCGCCGACGTCACCGCCTCCGTGATGACCGGATTCGACGGCGACGGCGGCGTCTGGGAGATCACCGTCGACGGCGAACCGTCCGAACTGCGCGTCCCGTGGCCCGGCGGACCCATCACGGATCGCCCCGCTGTGCGCCGCGAGGTCGTGGCGCTCTACGACGAGGCCTGCGCGCGCCTCGGGGTCGAGCCTCGCCCGCACGCCTGA
- a CDS encoding endonuclease domain-containing protein encodes MDPVDELWRRGGVARVRTLRAAGVSAHSLRRSKERLEVVTVRQGWVALPDADPQIVGAAAHGVVLSCVTAAERRGLWIPEKTPLHVAARPNAARIRVPSQVVVHWSKPVVPRPPDATVDELLNVLAVIAQCQPFETALVIWESAMNKGYVDGARLRGLDLPAPARALLERARPFADSGLETIVIHRLRWLGLRMLPQAWCLDRRVDLLIGDRLVIQIDGATHTGEQRDKDIAHDAQLVLRGYRVLRFSYEQVMHRWSEVQSVIMEAVAQGAHLS; translated from the coding sequence ATGGATCCCGTGGATGAGCTGTGGCGTCGTGGAGGGGTCGCGCGGGTGCGCACTCTGCGCGCGGCCGGGGTGAGTGCGCACTCGCTCCGGCGGTCGAAGGAGCGTCTCGAGGTCGTCACCGTGCGGCAGGGGTGGGTGGCCTTGCCGGATGCCGACCCCCAGATCGTCGGGGCGGCGGCTCACGGTGTCGTGCTCAGTTGTGTCACGGCGGCGGAGAGGCGAGGACTCTGGATTCCGGAGAAGACGCCACTGCACGTCGCTGCCCGCCCGAACGCGGCGCGGATCCGGGTGCCGTCCCAGGTCGTCGTGCACTGGTCGAAACCGGTGGTCCCTCGGCCCCCCGACGCGACGGTGGATGAACTGCTCAACGTGCTGGCCGTGATCGCGCAATGCCAGCCGTTCGAGACCGCCCTGGTCATCTGGGAGTCGGCCATGAACAAGGGGTACGTCGATGGTGCGCGCCTCCGTGGCCTCGACCTTCCGGCGCCGGCACGAGCGCTGCTCGAGCGGGCGCGACCGTTCGCGGACTCGGGGCTGGAGACCATCGTGATCCACAGGCTCCGCTGGCTGGGGCTCCGCATGCTGCCACAAGCCTGGTGCCTCGATCGGCGGGTGGATCTCCTCATCGGTGATCGACTGGTGATCCAGATCGATGGTGCGACCCACACCGGGGAGCAGCGGGACAAGGACATCGCTCACGACGCGCAGCTGGTCCTCCGTGGCTACCGTGTGCTGCGCTTCAGCTACGAACAGGTCATGCACCGTTGGTCTGAGGTGCAGTCCGTGATCATGGAGGCCGTGGCGCAGGGCGCCCACCTCTCCTGA
- a CDS encoding TIGR03943 family putative permease subunit, with product MSEQTTTRARALATRWLGVGLAAVIAVVTLGLGITDRLTLYISPETVWFACAAAVVTLAGAIWSCTLPLGEEGDHGHDHGHGHGTEVSDDTESGSSATPRRRSLAGVGAVTGGVIASGVVIAALVLPPASLSVELAMSRAGEQSALFAGSDSVALGVADTSTFGVGDWASVFAASTNTSAYDGAPVTLTGFVTPGSGDGVNLTRLVITHCVIDAQTAALPVTVDPNDYPTGQWVEVTGTVRADSDGKLHIEPTDVVAIDEPGDPYEY from the coding sequence CGCGTGCCCTCGCCACCCGCTGGCTCGGGGTCGGCCTCGCTGCGGTGATCGCGGTCGTGACCCTCGGACTCGGCATCACGGACCGCCTCACGCTCTACATCAGCCCCGAAACCGTGTGGTTCGCGTGTGCGGCCGCGGTCGTGACCCTGGCCGGCGCGATCTGGTCGTGCACCCTGCCTCTCGGCGAAGAGGGCGATCACGGTCATGACCACGGACACGGTCACGGCACGGAAGTCTCCGACGACACGGAATCCGGCTCGTCCGCGACCCCGCGCCGCCGTTCCCTTGCGGGTGTCGGCGCGGTCACAGGAGGGGTGATCGCCTCGGGCGTCGTCATCGCGGCCCTGGTGCTGCCCCCGGCGTCGCTCTCGGTCGAGCTCGCGATGTCGCGCGCGGGGGAGCAGAGCGCGCTGTTCGCCGGCTCCGACAGCGTCGCGCTCGGCGTCGCTGATACCTCGACCTTCGGCGTCGGCGACTGGGCGAGCGTCTTCGCCGCGTCCACGAACACCTCGGCCTACGACGGTGCGCCCGTGACCCTCACCGGCTTCGTGACCCCGGGATCGGGCGACGGCGTGAACCTGACCCGGCTGGTCATCACGCACTGCGTGATCGATGCGCAGACGGCCGCACTGCCGGTCACCGTCGATCCGAACGACTACCCGACCGGACAGTGGGTCGAGGTCACCGGCACCGTGCGCGCGGACAGCGACGGCAAGCTCCACATCGAACCGACCGACGTCGTCGCGATCGACGAGCCCGGGGACCCGTATGAGTACTGA
- the rpmB gene encoding 50S ribosomal protein L28 — MAAVCQVTGAVPGFGHNVSHSHRRTKRRFDPNVQKKTYFVPSLGRKITLNVSAKGIKVIDVRGIENVVKDLQAKGVKL, encoded by the coding sequence ATGGCAGCAGTGTGCCAGGTGACCGGAGCTGTTCCCGGCTTCGGTCACAACGTCTCGCACTCGCACCGCCGGACGAAGCGCCGCTTCGACCCGAACGTGCAGAAGAAGACCTATTTCGTCCCGTCGCTCGGTCGTAAGATCACGCTCAACGTGTCCGCCAAGGGCATCAAGGTGATCGACGTCCGCGGCATCGAGAACGTGGTCAAGGACCTCCAGGCGAAGGGTGTGAAGCTCTAA
- a CDS encoding bifunctional copper resistance protein CopD/cytochrome c oxidase assembly protein, which yields MVILLVAALVALVVALVVGGGADAPLLQDPGPIVLWGTPLAKLVMNMSAAVMLGSLVLALFGLRAGERSFDAALNIASVGAAVFTVSAGLAGFLAFMAAFNPKLSIEREFGTQLGRFLLELPLGQSWLITTIFGAIITVLAFAWRSWTPTLITALLAAASFIPLATQGHAGDLAGHNMAVNSILLHTVGAAVWLGGLLLLVLLRGRGDVDTARLVGRYSSLAIAAFAVVAFSGLTRSIVAVGSWDALWTTQYGWIVLAKAALLGGMGLLGAWYRARLIPKLAGQRAAGWFWLLVLCEVALMGFASGAAAALARTPPPTGEVAAFAQTPAQILTGSTLPPELTLERWFTAWDFDVLWIVVAAFGLFFYLAGVRRLHLRGDRWPIHRTVFWVLGLLMLFWVTCGPLNAYQEYLFSIHMMGHMMLSMAIPLLLVSGAPITLALRAIHKRDDGTRGGREWIMWAVHSPFARVVTHPFVAAAIFILSLWAFYFTDLVRWAMVEHIGHEWMVIHFLISGYLFVMSLIGADPVPYRLPYPGRLITLIAVMAMHAFFGIAIMMQEGLMVAEWFGSMGRDWGADPLQDQYVGGGIAWSIGEIPTLILAITVAIQWSRSDTKLQRRRDRHADRTGDRELEEYNTKLAELAAQDQRREERERR from the coding sequence GTGGTCATCCTCCTCGTCGCCGCGCTGGTGGCCCTGGTGGTGGCGCTCGTCGTCGGAGGCGGTGCCGATGCACCGCTGTTGCAGGATCCGGGGCCGATCGTGCTCTGGGGCACCCCGCTCGCGAAACTCGTGATGAACATGTCGGCCGCCGTCATGCTCGGCTCTCTCGTCCTCGCGCTGTTCGGTCTGCGCGCGGGGGAGCGCTCCTTCGACGCGGCGCTGAACATCGCCTCCGTCGGTGCTGCCGTCTTCACGGTCTCCGCGGGCCTCGCCGGGTTCCTCGCGTTCATGGCCGCCTTCAACCCGAAGCTCAGCATCGAGCGGGAGTTCGGCACGCAGCTCGGCCGCTTCCTGTTGGAGCTGCCTCTGGGACAGTCCTGGCTCATCACGACGATCTTCGGCGCGATCATCACGGTGCTCGCCTTCGCCTGGCGCTCGTGGACGCCCACGCTCATCACCGCACTGCTCGCCGCGGCTTCCTTCATCCCCCTCGCGACGCAGGGGCACGCGGGCGACCTCGCAGGCCACAACATGGCCGTCAACTCGATCCTGCTGCACACGGTCGGTGCCGCGGTCTGGCTGGGTGGGCTCCTGCTCCTCGTGCTGCTCCGCGGGCGCGGTGACGTCGACACCGCTCGACTCGTCGGACGCTACTCCTCCCTCGCGATCGCGGCGTTCGCGGTGGTCGCCTTCTCCGGATTGACCCGGTCGATCGTGGCCGTCGGAAGCTGGGACGCGCTGTGGACGACACAATACGGCTGGATCGTGCTCGCGAAAGCCGCGCTGTTGGGCGGCATGGGACTGCTCGGCGCCTGGTACCGCGCTCGCCTCATCCCGAAGCTCGCCGGGCAGCGTGCGGCGGGTTGGTTCTGGCTCCTCGTCCTGTGCGAAGTCGCGCTGATGGGGTTCGCGTCCGGCGCCGCTGCCGCGCTCGCGCGCACGCCCCCTCCCACCGGTGAGGTCGCCGCGTTCGCGCAGACGCCCGCCCAGATCCTCACCGGGTCGACGCTGCCGCCCGAGTTGACGCTCGAACGCTGGTTCACGGCGTGGGACTTCGATGTGCTCTGGATCGTCGTCGCGGCCTTCGGCCTGTTCTTCTACCTCGCCGGCGTCCGGCGCCTGCATCTGCGCGGAGATCGCTGGCCGATCCATCGCACGGTCTTCTGGGTGCTCGGGCTGCTCATGCTCTTCTGGGTGACCTGCGGCCCGCTCAACGCGTACCAGGAGTACCTGTTCAGCATCCACATGATGGGCCACATGATGCTGTCGATGGCCATCCCGCTGCTGTTGGTCTCGGGCGCACCGATCACGCTCGCCCTGCGCGCGATCCACAAGCGCGACGACGGTACCCGGGGAGGCCGCGAGTGGATCATGTGGGCCGTGCATTCGCCGTTCGCCCGGGTCGTCACCCATCCGTTCGTCGCCGCGGCCATCTTCATCCTGTCGCTGTGGGCGTTCTACTTCACCGACCTGGTGCGGTGGGCGATGGTCGAGCACATCGGTCATGAGTGGATGGTGATCCACTTCCTGATCTCGGGCTACCTGTTCGTGATGAGCCTGATCGGTGCCGACCCGGTGCCGTACCGACTTCCCTACCCCGGCCGCCTCATCACCCTGATCGCCGTCATGGCGATGCACGCCTTCTTCGGCATCGCGATCATGATGCAGGAGGGGCTGATGGTCGCGGAGTGGTTCGGATCGATGGGCCGTGACTGGGGGGCCGATCCGTTGCAGGACCAGTACGTCGGCGGCGGCATCGCCTGGTCCATCGGCGAGATCCCGACCTTGATCCTGGCCATCACGGTCGCGATCCAGTGGAGCCGCAGCGACACGAAGCTGCAGCGTCGGCGCGACCGGCATGCGGATCGCACCGGAGACAGGGAACTCGAGGAGTACAACACCAAGTTGGCCGAGCTCGCCGCTCAGGACCAGCGTCGCGAGGAGCGCGAGAGGCGTTGA
- a CDS encoding DNA-3-methyladenine glycosylase: MPQQDGLRRAVRADLSGSAVEVAPLLLGAELRTFAPATDERGPVEVRLRITEVEAYHGQGTGEIADPGSHARMGRTPRNATMWGEPGHLYVYLSHGIHSCVNVVCGPIGQGDGVLLRAGEIVIGADAAARRRGATLPLSRIARRELARGPGRLGQAVGLRHPLHDGIDAITGEERHGARAELWLGEPRDDVVRGPRVGVAGVAGTAAFPWRFWIDADPTVSPFRWGRGAQAESAVQAESAVQAAR, from the coding sequence ATGCCGCAGCAGGATGGTCTGCGACGCGCGGTCCGTGCGGACCTGAGCGGCTCGGCGGTCGAGGTGGCGCCGCTCCTGCTCGGGGCCGAGCTTCGGACGTTCGCCCCCGCGACGGACGAACGCGGACCTGTCGAGGTGCGACTGCGCATCACCGAGGTCGAGGCCTACCACGGGCAGGGCACCGGCGAGATCGCCGACCCCGGATCCCACGCGCGGATGGGACGCACGCCGCGCAACGCCACCATGTGGGGCGAGCCCGGACATCTCTACGTGTATCTGAGTCACGGCATCCACTCCTGCGTCAACGTGGTGTGCGGGCCGATCGGGCAGGGCGACGGCGTGCTGCTGCGTGCGGGGGAGATCGTGATCGGAGCGGATGCCGCGGCACGGCGCCGAGGTGCGACGCTGCCGCTCAGCCGCATCGCCCGGCGGGAGCTGGCGCGTGGGCCCGGTCGTCTCGGGCAGGCCGTGGGGTTGCGGCATCCCCTGCACGACGGCATCGACGCCATCACCGGCGAGGAACGGCACGGGGCGAGGGCCGAGTTGTGGCTCGGCGAGCCGCGGGACGATGTGGTGCGCGGCCCCAGGGTCGGCGTCGCGGGCGTCGCCGGGACCGCTGCCTTCCCCTGGCGCTTCTGGATCGATGCCGACCCCACCGTGTCGCCGTTCCGGTGGGGGAGAGGGGCTCAGGCGGAATCGGCGGTTCAGGCGGAATCGGCGGTTCAGGCGGCGAGATGA
- a CDS encoding serine hydrolase domain-containing protein produces MQLLSSRRWRAAAASAAALALVLTGCSSEDSFSYTPPAQVDGALPDDTVASMQAAVDNALVASGATGAIVGVWVPWSGSWVTAVGMQDRDGGGEVSTDMSFRIADVTRLMACDVLYALADEGTLELDANVADYVSGVADMREQGVTLLDLCNGTSGAGSSEPTTKSALLNTPDRIWAPLELAGYGLARPRVDPGTTFRDSDAGYLLLGLALERATGMTASELIAEYVTDPLELTATSLPGPAPAAPGDDPMKGHFLPAVEGGFTCAAPNDITTISSSSGFTDSGAVSTIDDLGRYIQAEARDALRGADAEPARFGSPLPAAEDGPSWYQATGGAYLVGSMVGQHGWVPGYATSAYSDPATGFTVAVVLNDSTAGSRFAQQLSWELAAIASKAPAASGQTAPEFGLPFTAEQYHQSITDAAITCVEPPAE; encoded by the coding sequence ATGCAGCTTCTCTCGTCGCGCCGTTGGCGTGCCGCTGCGGCCAGTGCGGCCGCGCTCGCTCTCGTCCTCACCGGATGCTCATCCGAGGATTCCTTCAGCTACACGCCACCGGCTCAGGTCGACGGCGCTCTGCCCGATGACACGGTCGCTTCGATGCAGGCCGCGGTCGACAATGCGCTCGTCGCTTCCGGGGCGACCGGGGCGATCGTCGGGGTCTGGGTGCCCTGGAGCGGCAGCTGGGTCACCGCCGTCGGCATGCAGGACCGTGACGGCGGTGGAGAGGTCTCCACCGACATGTCCTTCCGCATCGCCGACGTGACGCGTCTGATGGCGTGCGACGTGCTCTACGCCCTCGCCGATGAGGGAACGCTCGAACTCGATGCGAACGTCGCCGACTACGTCTCCGGGGTCGCTGACATGCGGGAACAGGGTGTCACGCTCCTCGACCTGTGCAACGGCACCAGCGGCGCCGGTTCGTCCGAGCCGACCACCAAGAGCGCTCTGTTGAACACACCGGACCGCATCTGGGCGCCGCTGGAGCTCGCGGGCTACGGACTGGCGCGCCCTCGTGTCGACCCGGGCACCACCTTCCGCGATTCGGATGCGGGGTATCTCCTGCTCGGCCTCGCCCTCGAGCGCGCCACCGGGATGACCGCGTCCGAGCTGATCGCCGAGTACGTCACCGACCCGCTCGAGCTCACGGCCACGTCGCTCCCCGGCCCCGCTCCGGCTGCTCCCGGTGACGACCCGATGAAGGGGCACTTCCTCCCCGCGGTCGAGGGTGGATTCACCTGCGCCGCCCCCAACGACATCACCACGATCTCGTCGAGCTCGGGATTCACCGATTCCGGCGCCGTCTCGACCATCGACGACCTCGGTCGCTACATCCAGGCCGAAGCCCGCGACGCGCTGCGTGGTGCCGACGCTGAGCCGGCGCGCTTCGGCTCCCCGCTGCCGGCCGCGGAAGACGGTCCTTCCTGGTACCAGGCCACCGGTGGCGCCTACCTCGTGGGGTCGATGGTCGGCCAGCACGGTTGGGTCCCCGGCTACGCCACCTCGGCATACTCGGATCCCGCGACCGGGTTCACCGTCGCCGTCGTGCTGAACGACTCGACGGCGGGTTCGAGGTTCGCGCAGCAGCTCTCGTGGGAACTCGCGGCGATCGCCTCGAAGGCGCCGGCTGCGTCCGGGCAGACCGCGCCGGAGTTCGGGCTCCCCTTCACCGCGGAGCAGTACCACCAGTCCATCACGGACGCTGCCATCACCTGCGTCGAGCCGCCTGCGGAGTGA
- a CDS encoding biliverdin-producing heme oxygenase: MPEILSFSAALRERSSGSHSRSETAGFMSDLLKGEGSREDYISLVAQHYFIYEALEGAGERMRQDPVAAVFLSDKLTRLPALEADLEFLLGGDWREQIVPLPTTVRYVERIRQVGATWAGGFIAHHYTRYLGDLSGGIFIGRVMARRFGFETNGIGFYLFDDIADPSAFKDVYREQLDAAPWDDAERERVIDEVLLAYRFNTELFEDLDRARAAA; encoded by the coding sequence ATGCCCGAGATCCTCTCCTTCTCCGCCGCCCTGCGCGAGCGCTCGTCGGGATCGCACTCCCGCAGCGAGACCGCCGGCTTCATGTCCGACCTCCTGAAGGGTGAGGGCTCCCGCGAGGACTACATCTCCCTCGTCGCGCAGCACTACTTCATCTACGAAGCGCTCGAAGGAGCCGGGGAGCGCATGCGACAGGATCCGGTGGCGGCGGTCTTCCTCAGCGACAAGCTCACGCGGCTCCCCGCGCTGGAAGCCGACCTGGAGTTCCTGCTCGGTGGCGACTGGCGCGAGCAGATCGTGCCGCTGCCCACCACCGTGCGCTACGTCGAGCGCATCCGCCAGGTGGGTGCCACGTGGGCGGGCGGCTTCATCGCCCACCACTACACCCGCTACCTCGGCGACCTCTCCGGCGGGATCTTCATCGGCCGGGTGATGGCCCGTCGGTTCGGCTTCGAGACGAACGGCATCGGGTTCTACCTGTTCGACGACATCGCCGACCCGTCCGCATTCAAGGACGTCTACCGCGAGCAGCTCGACGCCGCCCCGTGGGACGACGCGGAGCGTGAGCGTGTGATCGACGAGGTGCTCCTCGCCTATCGATTCAACACCGAGCTCTTCGAGGACCTCGACCGGGCCCGCGCCGCCGCCTGA
- a CDS encoding HU family DNA-binding protein: MADKSITKTELVASIASATGQSQATVSGVLDSLFATVSDAVAKGSKVSIPGWISFEQVDTAARTGRNPQTGAEIKIPAGKRVKVTAGSKLKAAVK, encoded by the coding sequence ATGGCTGACAAGTCCATCACCAAGACCGAGCTCGTCGCGAGCATCGCTAGCGCCACGGGCCAGAGCCAGGCCACCGTCTCCGGTGTCCTCGACTCGCTGTTCGCCACGGTCTCCGACGCTGTTGCCAAGGGCAGCAAGGTCTCCATCCCGGGCTGGATCTCCTTCGAGCAGGTCGACACCGCTGCTCGTACGGGCCGCAACCCGCAGACCGGCGCCGAGATCAAGATCCCGGCCGGCAAGCGCGTCAAGGTGACCGCTGGCTCCAAGCTCAAGGCTGCCGTCAAGTAA
- the rpsN gene encoding 30S ribosomal protein S14 gives MAKKSKIARNEQRKVIVERYAERRAELKKTLVDPNATDEAREAARVGLQKLPRNASPARVRSRDVIDGRPRGVLTKFGISRVRFRDMAHRGELPGVTKSSW, from the coding sequence ATGGCTAAGAAGAGCAAGATCGCTCGCAACGAGCAGCGCAAGGTCATCGTCGAGCGTTACGCAGAGCGTCGCGCCGAGCTGAAGAAGACCCTGGTCGACCCGAACGCCACCGACGAGGCCCGCGAGGCCGCACGCGTCGGCCTGCAGAAGCTGCCGCGCAACGCGTCGCCTGCTCGCGTGCGTTCGCGCGACGTCATCGACGGCCGCCCCCGCGGTGTCCTCACGAAGTTCGGCATCTCGCGTGTCCGCTTCCGTGACATGGCACACCGTGGCGAGCTGCCCGGCGTGACCAAGTCGAGCTGGTAA
- the rpmG gene encoding 50S ribosomal protein L33: MAKKAQDVRPIIKLRSTAGTGYTYVTKKNRRNTPDRLVLKKYDPVIRQHVEFREER, encoded by the coding sequence ATGGCCAAGAAGGCTCAGGACGTACGTCCGATCATCAAGCTGCGTTCGACGGCAGGCACGGGTTACACCTACGTGACGAAGAAGAACCGCCGCAACACCCCCGACCGCCTCGTGCTCAAGAAGTACGACCCGGTCATCCGTCAGCACGTCGAATTCCGAGAGGAGCGTTGA
- a CDS encoding ATP-dependent DNA helicase: protein MSLPALSEEQQELFRLIEDTGEHVFITGRAGTGKSTLLQHFAWNTKKQIAICAPTGVAALNVEGQTIHSLFRLPIGLIGDADIDQNDATRRILNAIETLVIDEISMVNADLMDAIDRSLRQARGRRGEPFGGVQVVMFGDPYQLAPVPPRGDEARYVQDHYRSFWFFDAKVWAGGSGLSDQEGLFQVDTRAELHVRELVQIHRQSDDGFKSMLNAVRYGRVTAEIAGVLNTQGRRTPPEPEPGEVPMITLATRNDIVNKINSQHLNALPGKEQTARAEVSGDFGRGEAALPAESELKLKVGAQVMFLRNDTAMSGEPPRWVNGTIGTVTRILGSAVRVDIDGEEVDVEPAVWERFRYAYDQNTKKLTRDVVAEFTQFPLRLAWAVTIHKSQGKTYERAIIDLGSGAFAPGQTYVALSRLTSLDGLYLSRDLRPRDIRVDEDVRRFMRDAWLAASTPELPKT, encoded by the coding sequence GTGTCCCTTCCCGCCCTGTCCGAGGAGCAGCAAGAGCTGTTCCGGCTCATCGAGGACACCGGCGAGCACGTCTTCATCACCGGTCGCGCCGGCACCGGGAAGTCGACGTTGCTGCAGCACTTCGCCTGGAACACGAAGAAGCAGATCGCCATCTGCGCTCCGACGGGCGTCGCGGCGCTCAACGTCGAGGGCCAGACGATCCACTCCCTCTTCCGTCTGCCGATCGGTCTGATCGGCGACGCCGACATCGACCAGAACGACGCGACCCGGCGCATCCTGAACGCCATCGAGACGCTGGTGATCGACGAGATCTCGATGGTCAACGCCGACCTGATGGACGCGATCGATCGCTCCCTGCGCCAGGCCAGGGGGCGTAGGGGGGAACCCTTCGGCGGTGTCCAGGTCGTCATGTTCGGTGACCCCTACCAGCTCGCTCCCGTCCCGCCCCGCGGCGACGAGGCCCGCTACGTCCAGGACCACTACCGCTCGTTCTGGTTCTTCGATGCCAAGGTCTGGGCGGGGGGATCGGGGCTCTCCGACCAGGAGGGGCTGTTCCAGGTCGACACCCGTGCCGAACTGCACGTGCGGGAACTGGTGCAGATCCACCGGCAGTCCGACGATGGCTTCAAGTCGATGCTCAACGCCGTGCGCTACGGCCGCGTCACGGCGGAGATCGCGGGGGTGCTGAACACGCAGGGACGACGCACGCCCCCGGAGCCGGAGCCGGGCGAGGTGCCCATGATCACCCTCGCGACGCGCAACGACATCGTGAACAAGATCAACAGCCAGCACCTGAATGCGCTGCCCGGCAAGGAGCAGACCGCGCGGGCCGAGGTGAGCGGCGACTTCGGACGCGGTGAAGCCGCCCTGCCCGCCGAGAGCGAACTGAAGCTGAAGGTCGGGGCGCAGGTGATGTTCCTGCGCAACGACACCGCCATGTCCGGCGAGCCGCCGCGCTGGGTGAACGGCACCATCGGCACGGTGACGCGCATCCTCGGTAGCGCTGTGCGCGTCGACATCGACGGCGAGGAGGTCGACGTCGAGCCTGCCGTGTGGGAGCGTTTCCGCTACGCCTACGACCAGAACACCAAGAAGCTCACCCGCGACGTGGTCGCCGAGTTCACCCAGTTCCCGCTGCGTCTCGCCTGGGCAGTCACGATCCACAAGTCGCAGGGCAAGACGTATGAGCGGGCGATCATCGACCTCGGATCCGGGGCATTCGCGCCGGGGCAGACGTACGTGGCGTTGAGTCGACTGACGTCCCTGGACGGCCTGTACCTGTCACGCGACCTACGGCCACGGGACATCCGGGTCGACGAAGACGTGCGCCGGTTCATGCGCGACGCGTGGCTGGCGGCGTCGACGCCCGAGTTGCCGAAGACCTGA